The Oleidesulfovibrio alaskensis DSM 16109 genome has a segment encoding these proteins:
- a CDS encoding flagellar protein FlgN, protein MTGYLLGNLVRQKGALHYLETLLEEEFSHLRERRPDDVSHVEMMIHELVRQVASERVELKEAMNGVRLQEYCDSLDEETAAPVRDALQRIDELEQTCSRMASRNAELALALMDQSQKMLSFMHERIQPDTRMTYGGRGRYTTHRPQAALLSGRL, encoded by the coding sequence ATGACCGGTTATCTGCTCGGCAATCTTGTCCGCCAGAAAGGCGCGCTGCACTATCTTGAAACACTGCTTGAGGAAGAGTTTTCCCACCTGCGTGAACGTCGTCCCGATGATGTGAGCCATGTGGAGATGATGATTCATGAACTGGTGCGTCAGGTGGCTTCCGAGCGTGTGGAGCTTAAGGAAGCCATGAACGGCGTGCGTCTGCAGGAATACTGCGACAGTCTGGATGAAGAGACGGCGGCTCCTGTGCGTGATGCCCTGCAGCGCATCGACGAACTTGAGCAGACCTGTTCGCGTATGGCTTCGCGCAATGCAGAGCTGGCGCTGGCGCTTATGGATCAGAGCCAGAAAATGCTTTCTTTCATGCATGAACGTATCCAGCCGGATACCCGTATGACCTACGGCGGCCGCGGGCGCTACACCACCCACAGACCTCAGGCCGCACTGCTCAGCGGGAGGCTGTAA